The following are encoded in a window of Fulvia fulva chromosome 7, complete sequence genomic DNA:
- a CDS encoding putative glutamate carboxypeptidase — MEEDDKYKQYAHIAIPTYDEATSSRPSSLQNFRGPGEVSDDAERQGLLPQESTYRPPTVESPRSSDDSDLRLPEVTGDGDGDRRRVEELDYLDPSAPDPSQRQSLYHRARLRSKWTQHITNIGATLSAIRLPSFRSLYTPVSGGETTSTEPPPSLPSRFSQLPSIPDRYRMSAGTIARLCGLLFIAMVIYGLFILDVFPGNGRGFMGTRFDPESVRKYVQEHVDAARIEEYLTHISGYDHVAGTAGDLYMAEWMRERWINEGNLDDVALASYYAYLNYPTQDGREVSIVAPEEQKWTARLEEDILDMNKVQTLAWHGLSKSGEVEGHLIYANGGSKEDFAWLVENGVNLNGSIALMRYYSTQNDLSQKVQAAQHVGCVGALVYSDPKLDGAVLGAVWPDGPWRPESSLQRGSVAMSDRILGDPLTPGFASTQDAKREKIDGNPALSQIPSLPLAWRDAKVLLEHLEGKGKQVPKDWVGGDQGFVKNWSAGDSEGLRVHLKNLNDESEKQQIWNVHGLIEGLEQAEKKILVGSHRDAWCFGAVDPGSGSAVLMEVVQIFGQLRKLGWRPLRTIEFVSWDAKEYNMVGSTEYVEDSLDSLRDNGIAYLNVDAGLYGPDPVFRAAGSPVWKRAVLHVLDRVSTPGDNAATLKQIWDERKTKFGGLGTDGDYAPFQMIAGISSVDFGFEGARLKHGYPAHSCYETLDWVKQFSDPDFSWHRTLAQVWALLILEMADRPILPFDLKTYADAIKGSYISTLMTYASVQAEKVPGHSSLESNSFSLQPLRDAADELTRVAEEFHRFEDIWTANVLGAGGLESASFAKRRMAFNQKLSNFDRNLLDLPESPIDPYVHGLPGREQFKHVIFGPHDFESGRMSYFPTVMDALQRGNFSLAQERVERVAGVIRRATDELKS; from the coding sequence ATGGAGGAGGACGACAAGTACAAACAATACGCCCACATAGCCATCCCCACATACGATGAGGCCACGTCTTCGAGACCGTCATCGTTACAGAATTTCCGCGGACCAGGAGAAGTAAGCGACGATGCCGAAAGGCAAGGGTTACTGCCTCAGGAGAGCACATATCGCCCGCCGACAGTAGAATCACCCCGGTCCAGTGACGATAGCGACCTTCGACTGCCGGAAGTCACAGGCGATGGCGACGGTGACAGGCGGAGAGTGGAAGAGCTGGACTACCTCGACCCATCAGCACCCGATCCGTCGCAACGGCAGTCCTTATATCATCGAGCGCGATTACGCTCCAAGTGGACACAGCACATCACGAACATTGGCGCGACACTATCCGCGATACGACTACCTTCGTTCCGATCATTATATACACCTGTCTCAGGTGGCGAGACAACCTCGACCGAACCACCCCCGTCACTTCCTTCTCGATTCTCCCAACTCCCCTCGATACCCGATCGATATCGAATGTCCGCTGGGACGATAGCGCGTTTATGCGGTCTACTTTTCATTGCGATGGTCATATATGGCCTTTTCATTCTTGACGTGTTCCCGGGTAATGGCCGTGGCTTCATGGGGACCCGATTCGATCCGGAGTCAGTGCGCAAGTATGTGCAAGAGCATGTGGATGCTGCGCGGATAGAGGAGTACTTGACACATATCAGTGGTTACGACCACGTTGCAGGAACAGCCGGCGATTTGTACATGGCAGAGTGGATGCGGGAACGCTGGATCAACGAAGGTAACCTGGATGACGTGGCTTTGGCCAGCTACTATGCGTATCTCAATTACCCGACTCAAGATGGACGTGAAGTCAGTATTGTCGCCCCGGAAGAGCAAAAGTGGACAGCGCGGTTGGAAGAGGATATCTTGGACATGAACAAGGTCCAGACACTAGCTTGGCACGGACTGAGCAAGTCTGGTGAGGTCGAAGGACATTTAATATATGCCAATGGGGGCAGTAAAGAGGACTTTGCCTGGCTGGTGGAGAATGGCGTAAACTTGAATGGCAGCATTGCGCTCATGCGGTATTACAGTACGCAGAACGATCTGTCGCAGAAGGTGCAGGCCGCGCAGCATGTAGGATGTGTTGGAGCGCTTGTGTACTCGGATCCGAAGCTTGACGGCGCCGTGTTGGGTGCAGTGTGGCCAGATGGACCGTGGAGACCGGAAAGTTCTCTGCAGAGGGGAAGTGTTGCTATGTCGGACCGGATACTCGGGGACCCCTTGACGCCGGGCTTTGCTAGCACACAGGATGCAAAACGTGAGAAAATCGACGGCAATCCTGCTTTGAGTCAAATACCATCACTACCACTTGCATGGCGAGACGCAAAGGTTCTCCTGGAGCACTTGGAAGGCAAAGGAAAGCAGGTTCCCAAAGATTGGGTAGGTGGCGACCAAGGGTTCGTCAAGAATTGGTCCGCTGGAGACTCGGAAGGACTGCGTGTGCACCTGAAGAATTTGAACGATGAGAGCGAGAAACAACAGATTTGGAACGTCCACGGCTTGATTGAAGGGCTGGAACAGGCAGAGAAGAAGATCCTGGTCGGCAGCCATCGCGATGCCTGGTGCTTTGGTGCAGTGGATCCAGGCAGTGGATCTGCTGTGCTCATGGAAGTGGTCCAGATCTTCGGACAACTGCGAAAGCTCGGATGGCGGCCTCTACGTACGATCGAGTTCGTCTCCTGGGACGCCAAGGAGTACAATATGGTCGGCAGCACCGAGTACGTGGAAGATAGTCTCGACTCACTACGCGACAACGGCATAGCATACCTGAATGTAGACGCCGGCCTTTACGGCCCAGATCCTGTCTTCAGAGCCGCCGGCAGCCCAGTCTGGAAACGAGCGGTCCTCCACGTCCTAGACCGCGTTTCAACACCGGGCGACAACGCCGCAACACTCAAGCAAATCTGGGACGAACGGAAAACAAAATTCGGCGGGCTCGGCACAGACGGCGACTATGCCCCCTTCCAGATGATAGCGGGAATCAGCTCCGTTGACTTCGGTTTCGAAGGCGCGCGCCTCAAGCATGGATATCCAGCCCATTCGTGCTATGAGACCCTGGACTGGGTGAAGCAATTCAGCGATCCGGACTTTAGCTGGCATAGAACGCTGGCACAAGTCTGGGCACTCTTGATCCTCGAGATGGCGGATCGTCCAATACTACCGTTCGATCTGAAGACGTACGCGGATGCTATCAAGGGCTCTTATATCAGTACCCTCATGACCTATGCGTCTGTCCAAGCGGAGAAAGTCCCCGGCCACTCATCCCTCGAATCCAACAGCTTCTCCCTCCAGCCCCTCCGCGACGCAGCGGACGAGTTGACTCGCGTCGCGGAAGAATTCCACCGCTTCGAAGACATCTGGACGGCCAACGTCCTCGGTGCCGGCGGCCTCGAATCTGCGAGCTTCGCGAAGAGACGTATGGCTTTCAACCAGAAATTGTCCAACTTTGATAGGAATTTGCTTGACCTGCCCGAAAGTCCTATTGATCCGTACGTTCATGGACTACCTGGGCGGGAGCAGTTTAAGCATGTTATCTTTGGACCGCACGATTTTGAGAGTGGGAGGATGTCATATTTTCCGACTGTCATGGATGCGTTGCAGCGTGGGAATTTTAGTCTGGCGCAGGAGAGGGTGGAGAGGGTTGCGGGGGTTATTAGGAGGGCGACGGATGAGTTGAAGAGTTGA
- a CDS encoding (S)-2-haloacid dehalogenase, which produces MPPPKSICFDVLGTCFSFENAIKCIETRLGANLRRVNADSKSVFFLWFFAAQRDFTYTSLAGTYTPIAKILSATFQRSCAVVDLPLSEVSDEDVEAVMAEVKRLEARPGLKGCYDGLREGGWDVYGVTNGGKETSLGYYELAGIELDGEHLLSCDEIQVAKPDGRVYETAHQHLTKRGLGDGEGERWFVAAHAWDLIAARKAGFRTAYLTFEEHDACTSVFGEFDLYADSMEELLEKLKRV; this is translated from the coding sequence ATGCCCCCACCAAAATCAATCTGCTTCGACGTCCTAGGAACATGCTTCAGCTTCGAAAACGCCATCAAGTGCATCGAAACCCGCCTAGGCGCCAACCTCCGCCGCGTCAACGCCGACTCCAAATCCGTCTTCTTCCTCTGGTTCTTCGCCGCCCAACGCGATTTCACCTACACTTCCCTCGCCGGAACATACACCCCCATCGCGAAAATATTGTCAGCAACCTTCCAGCGGAGCTGCGCTGTTGTTGATCTGCCGTTGAGTGAGGTGAGTGATGAGGATGTGGAGGCTGTGATGGCGGAGGTGAAGAGGTTGGAGGCACGGCCGGGGTTGAAGGGGTGTTATGATGGCTTGAGGGAGGGGGGCTGGGATGTGTATGGTGTTACGAATGGGGGAAAGGAGACGAGTTTGGGGTACTATGAGTTGGCGGGGATTGAACTGGATGGGGAGCATTTGTTATCGTGCGATGAGATTCAGGTGGCGAAGCCGGATGGGAGAGTTTATGAGACTGCGCATCAGCATTTGACGAAGCGGGGACTGGGGGATGGGGAGGGGGAGAGGTGGTTTGTGGCTGCGCATGCGTGGGATCTGATTGCGGCGAGGAAGGCCGGGTTTCGGACGGCGTATTTGACGTTTGAGGAGCATGATGCGTGCACGAGTGTGTTTGGGGAGTTTGATTTGTATGCGGATAGTATGGAGGAGTTGTTGGAGAAGTTGAAGAGGGTTTAG
- a CDS encoding Cytochrome c oxidase assembly protein cox16, mitochondrial — MTAQLNIDEAFEATFTSTAHSIIVFRLYHSQPTKMAIFPSRKFVSSSQSNTIASKYRALLARHPFALFGFPFIAVMLAGSFFLTPATALRYERHDRKVRQMTKGEELGIGKEKRRIDLKEEYYKLAAKDLDNWEQKRVKRLPGEHDGVL, encoded by the exons ATGACCGCTCAACTAAATATTGATGAAGCCTTCGAAGCTACATTCACCTCCACCGCCCACTCCATCATCGTCTTCCGCCTCTACCACAGCCAACCCACCAAGATGGCCATCTTCCCCTCCCGCAAGTTCGTCTCCTCCAGCCAATCCAACACCATCGCCTCCAAATACCGCGCTCTCCTCGCCCGACACCCCTTCGCGCTCTTTGGCTTTCCCTTCATCGCCGTAATGCTCGCCGGCTCCTTCTTCCTCACGCCCGCCACAGCCCTACGCTACGAGCGCCACGACCGAAAAGTGCGGCAGATGACGAAAGGCGAAGAGTTGGGCATCGGGAAGGAGAAGCGGAGGATTGACTTGAAGGAGGAGTATTAT AAATTGGCAGCAAAGGATTTGGATAATTGGGAGCAGAAGCGCGTTAAAAGGCTTCCCGGAGAGCACGATGGTGTGCTTTAA
- a CDS encoding ATP-dependent 6-phosphofructokinase yields the protein MPPNTLAAGGKRIAVMTSGGDSPGMSGAVRAVVRQTLIEGCTSYAVYQGYEGLVRGGDLIREMNWEDVRGWLSEGGTLIGSARCKSFMERPGRLTAANNMIEKSIDALIVCGGDGSLTGADKFRGEWPSLMDELVSTGKRTEEEVKPFRHLNIVGLVGSIDNDLSGTDATIGCYTALGNICDVISKVDTTAFSHQRAFVVEVMGRHCGWLALMSGLATGADYVFCPETPPSQDWKAELCDVVKQHRAMGKQHTIVIVAEGAHDRDLNPIKPDMVKDVLSDDVGLDTRVSTLGHLQRGGAPCAFDRVLATLQGVEAVKAVLDATPDTPSPVICMVNNKIVRKNLMDAIAQTNDVTAKIGRKEFTAAMKGRDTDFVESFEAFKIINSTDNTKILLPQGKRMRVGIIHVGAPAGGMNAATRAAVAYLTARGHTPVAFHNGFSGLCRHHDDKPIGSVRELTWLQAESWGSKGSSEIGTNRSLPSEDFKTTAYCLEKYKIDALFVVGGFEAFTAVSELESARAKYDAFKIPMVILPATVSNNVPGTEYSLGSDTCLNQLTSFCDAIKLSAGGTRRRVFVVETQGGASGYIPTLAGLAVGAVVVYTPEEGITHEMLAKDIEYLKDQFADDTGTARNGKIILRSEKACDVYTTKFLADAIKKAAGGKFDAKTSVPGHYQQGNIPSPMDRVRAIQLAIKSLQLIETYTGKSKDQIAADPMSAALIGIRGANVTFDGVEHIGREETDWKHRRPKDEFWMEMADVVNALSGRRKAKGAAL from the exons ATGCCACCGAACACGCTCGCGGCTGGCGGGAAGCGCATTGCGGTCATGACCTCTGGAGGTGACTCCCCAGGCATGAGTGGAGCTGTGCGCGCTGTAGTGCGCCAGACTCTCATCGAAGGCTGCACCAGCTATGCTGTCTACCAAGGTTACGAAGGTCTCGTACGCGGAGGAGATCTGATACGCGAGATGAATTGGGAGGATGTAAGAGGCTGGCTCTCTGAGGGTGGCACACTCATCGGATCTGCCCGATGCAAATCGTTCATGGAGAGACCCGGACGACTCACAGCGGCCAACAACATGATCGAGAAGAGCATCGATGCCCTTATTGTCTGCGGCGGCGACGGCTCACTTACAGGAGCAGACAAGTTCAGAGGAGAGTGGCCAAGCCTCATGGACGAGCTTGTCTCGACCGGCAAACGTACGGAAGAAGAGGTCAAGCCTTTCAGACATCTCAACATTGTTGGTCTGGTTGGCTCTATCGACAACGACCTGAGTGGTACCGATGCCACCATTGGCTGCTACACGGCTCTGGGTAACATCTGCGATGTCATCAGTAAGGTGGACACGACAGCGTTCTCGCACCAGCGTGCCTTCGTCGTGGAGGTCATGGGCAGACATTGCGGCTGGCTGGCACTCATGTCTGGTCTCGCGACTGGCGCTGACTACGTCTTCTGCCCAGAGACTCCTCCATCTCAGGACTGGAAGGCGGAATTATGCGACGTTGTCAAGCAACACAGAGCGATGGGGAAACAACATACTATCGTCATTGTGGCCGAAGGTGCCCATGACCGCGACCTGAACCCCATCAAGCCAGACATGGTTAAGGATGTCCTGTCCGATGATGTCGGCCTCGACACAAGAGTCTCCACCCTTGGCCACCTGCAGCGTGGAGGAGCACCTTGCGCCTTCGATCGCGTGTTAGCAACGCTTCAAGGCGTTGAGGCCGTCAAGGCTGTACTCGATGCTACTCCAGACACGCCATCGCCAGTAATTTGCATGGTCAACAACAAGATTGTTCGAAAGAACCTCATGGACGCGATCGCACAAACGAACGACGTGACAGCCAAAATCGGCAGAAAGGAGTTTACTGCCGCAATGAAAGGCAGAGACACTGACTTCGTCGAAAGCTTCGAGGCATTCAAGATCATCAATTCCACCGACAACACGAAGATTTTGCTGCCGCAAGGAAAGCGCATGCGTGTCGGCATCATCCATGTCGGCGCGCCCGCCGGTGGCATGAACGCGGCCACTCGTGCGGCTGTAGCGTACCTCACAGCGCGCGGACATACGCCTGTCGCCTTCCACAATGGATTCTCCGGGCTGTGCCGCCACCACGATGACAAACCAATTGGCTCAGTTCGCGAGTTGACCTGGCTCCAAGCCGAAAGCTGGGGATCTAAGGGAAGTTCAGAGATTGGAACAAACCGCTCCCTGCCATCCGAGGACTTCAAGACAACCGCATACTGCCTGGAGAAGTACAAGATCGATGCACTCTTCGTTGTCGGAGGGTTCGAGGCCTTCACTGCAGTTTCCGAGCTGGAATCGGCCCGTGCCAAGTACGATGCATTTAAGATCCCGATGGTCATTTTGCCGGCGACCGTGTCGAACAATGTTCCAG GTACCGAATACTCCCTCGGCTCGGATACTTGCTTGAACCAGTTGACGAGCTTTTGCGACGCCATTAAACTATCTGCCGGCGGAACTCGTCGCCGTGTTTTTGTTGTAGAGACTCAAGGCGGCGCGTCGGGGTACATCCCTACGCTGGCTGGACTCGCGGTCGGCGCCGTGGTTGTCTACACGCCAGAGGAGGGCATCACCCATGAGATGCTGGCCAAAGACATCGAGTATCTGAAGGATCAGTTCGCCGACGACACTGGCACCGCGCGGAATGGTAAGATCATTCTTCGCAGCGAAAAAGCCTGCGACGTCTACACCACAAAGTTCCTCGCCGACGCCATTAAGAAGGCGGCGGGCGGAAAGTTCGATGCCAAAACCTCGGTCCCGGGTCACTACCAGCAAG GCAACATCCCCAGTCCTATGGATCGTGTGCGGGCTATCCAACTTGCCATCAAGTCCCTCCAGCTTATCGAGACCTACACCGGCAAGAGCAAAGACCAGATTGCAGCAGATCCAATGTCCGCTGCACTCATTGGTATTCGTGGTGCGAACGTCACTTTCGATGGTGTGGAGCATATCGGGCGTGAAGAGACAGACTGGAAGCATCGCCGTCCGAAGGACGAGTTCTGGATGGAGATGGCCGATGTGGTCAATGCTCTGAGTGGTCGTCGCAAGGCCAAAGGAGCTGCTCTCTAG
- a CDS encoding Mechanosensitive ion channel protein encodes MSSQLHASPSQRNRISREGYNHIPHEHQDTSYYGGNMGHSQNNDATIDIPLEPVPTSTSSGGGLRNPHTGALDASMTNEEQPPLVNEKKGFFRGRRAKPVDGQLNGTGNKGYDGEEDVLTTMGKIYNKIYSFSIITRYMLYVVPVGLLIAIPIIVGAIIGGGNNPPAIGGVPIVWFFSWIEIIWCSLWASKIVAHFLPYVFQLFVGVVSSGVRKYATVIRALEIQLSLVGWAVTSLATFKPVMERNPYNRTHAGKISGNGKWVDIVQKILAAALVSTLVFLAERFFIQLISINYHRKQFNSRIKDSKRQIYILGLLYDASRMMFPAFGNEFYEEDIIISDQLQLSKLGGKKKGHKRNGSATPMRLFHNIGRFGDQVTSAFGNVASEITGKEMFNANSAHSIVITALERKRTSEALARRIWMSFVVEGREALLEEDIVDVLGSERKAEAEEAYENLDRDANGDISLDEMIITVVEWGRERKAIANSMVDVAQAINVLDRMLCTVVMVAVIFIFIAFLNTNFVTTLATTGTALLSLSFVFSVTAQEILGSCIFLFVKHPFDIGDRVDIAADRFTVEHISLLFTVFRRATGPKTGQLCQYPNIVLNSLSLDNVSRSKAQTEQVILDVSFDTSFDDIQILKNELNKFVAAPENNRDFQAEFEVEILGTTDMSKLQLQVDIMHKSNWGNETLRASRRSKFMCALVAALRAVPIYPPGGGIDAQGSAAAPNYSVTISDSEAKENAQHTAQEREEARLIPIKKIQEAKDADPLSPGASSGRPGMAGMTTHDRKIITDLTSRDPASDPARDQAWTSTRNDDDSSTLGGRPSVDQQDLNEVRGLLHRQSTRGKRKPSTEQSRTAFLQPGVPTIHEPSASGAHPSVIQQQPSFGSYAPAQSYHQQTAYRPTLSTQPTQYQSAQTQLPTVAPTSPIEMSQVNRSASNPYRNRSNLGPTTGGRNNNDDDDEFGDMRPYSGV; translated from the coding sequence ATGAGCTCACAACTTCACGCGAGCCCATCGCAGCGAAATCGCATCTCCCGCGAGGGCTACAACCACATCCCGCACGAGCACCAAGACACCTCGTATTACGGCGGCAACATGGGCCATTCTCAGAACAACGACGCGACCATCGACATACCGCTCGAGCCCGTGCCGACTAGCACCAGCAGCGGTGGAGGGCTGCGGAATCCTCATACTGGGGCTCTTGATGCCAGCATGACCAACGAGGAACAACCACCACTTGTTAACGAGAAGAAGGGCTTCTTTCGTGGTCGCAGAGCGAAGCCTGTTGATGGCCAGCTGAACGGAACCGGCAATAAGGGCTACGATGGGGAGGAAGATGTGTTGACGACGATGGGCAAGATTTACAACAAGATTTACAGCTTCTCGATCATTACGAGGTATATGCTGTATGTGGTGCCGGTGGGGTTGTTGATTGCAATTCCAATCATCGTGGGGGCGATCATTGGAGGTGGAAACAATCCGCCGGCGATTGGAGGTGTGCCCATTGTGTGGTTCTTCTCGTGGATCGAGATCATCTGGTGCAGTCTTTGGGCGAGCAAGATTGTGGCGCATTTCTTGCCGTACGTCTTTCAGCTCTTTGTGGGAGTGGTGAGCTCGGGTGTGAGGAAGTATGCCACCGTCATTCGAGCACTTGAGATTCAGCTCTCGCTGGTTGGATGGGCGGTCACTTCTCTGGCGACGTTCAAGCCGGTTATGGAGAGAAACCCATACAACAGAACACATGCTGGGAAGATCAGTGGGAATGGCAAGTGGGTGGATATCGTGCAGAAGATTCTGGCTGCAGCGCTCGTCTCGACACTGGTGTTCCTGGCAGAGCGGTTTTTCATCCAGCTCATCTCGATCAACTACCATCGAAAGCAGTTCAACTCCAGGATTAAGGATTCTAAGCGACAAATCTACATTCTCGGTCTGCTGTACGATGCGTCTCGAATGATGTTCCCAGCTTTCGGCAACGAGTTCTACGAGGAGGACATCATCATATCCGATCAGCTGCAGCTATCGAAGCTGGGCGGTAAGAAGAAGGGCCATAAGCGGAATGGTAGTGCCACACCAATGAGGCTATTTCACAACATCGGACGATTTGGTGACCAGGTCACTTCAGCCTTTGGCAACGTGGCATCGGAGATTACGGGCAAAGAAATGTTCAACGCCAACAGTGCCCACTCGATCGTTATCACAGCTCTGGAGAGGAAGCGGACATCCGAGGCGCTGGCTCGCCGTATCTGGATGTCTTTCGTGGTCGAAGGCCGCGAAGCTCTCTTGGAGGAGGATATCGTGGACGTGCTGGGTTCTGAACGCAAGGCTGAGGCAGAGGAGGCATACGAGAACTTGGACCGCGACGCTAACGGCGACATCTCGCTCGATGAGATGATCATCACAGTCGTCGAGTGGGGACGTGAGCGCAAGGCCATCGCCAACAGCATGGTGGATGTGGCGCAGGCTATCAACGTGCTTGATCGCATGCTCTGCACTGTCGTCATGGTGGCCGTCATCTTCATCTTCATTGCCTTCCTGAACACAAACTTCGTCACTACCTTGGCCACCACCGGAACAGCACTTCTCTCGCTGTCTTTCGTCTTCTCGGTCACTGCGCAGGAGATCCTGGGTTCTTGCATCTTCCTCTTCGTCAAGCATCCCTTCGACATTGGTGACAGAGTCGACATTGCAGCCGATCGTTTTACCGTTGAGCATATCAGCTTGCTGTTCACTGTCTTCCGCAGAGCTACCGGACCAAAGACTGGTCAGCTCTGCCAGTATCCGAACATTGTCCTCAACTCGCTGTCGCTTGACAATGTCAGCCGCAGCAAAGCCCAGACCGAACAGGTCATCCTTGATGTCTCCTTCGACACTTCTTTCGATGATATTCAGATTCTGAAGAATGAGCTCAACAAGTTTGTCGCGGCACCTGAGAACAACCGCGACTTCCAGGCGGAGTTTGAGGTCGAGATCTTGGGAACCACAGATATGTCGAAGCTCCAGCTTCAGGTCGACATCATGCATAAGAGTAACTGGGGCAACGAGACTCTTCGCGCATCCAGACGCAGCAAATTCATGTGTGCTCTGGTCGCTGCTCTGCGTGCTGTGCCAATCTATCCTCCTGGTGGTGGCATCGATGCGCAGGGAAGCGCAGCAGCGCCGAACTACTCTGTGACTATTTCCGACTCGGAAGCGAAGGAGAATGCACAGCATACTGCCCAAGAGCGTGAAGAGGCTCGTTTGATCCCAATCAAGAAGATCCAGGAGGCAAAGGATGCAGATCCTCTCAGTCCCGGCGCCTCCTCCGGTCGGCCAGGCATGGCTGGCATGACCACCCACGACCGGAAGATCATCACCGACCTGACCTCTCGTGACCCAGCCTCGGACCCAGCTAGGGACCAGGCATGGACCTCGACCCGCAACGACGACGACAGCAGTACTTTAGGAGGGCGACCCAGCGTCGACCAACAAGATCTCAACGAAGTCCGCGGCCTTCTCCATCGTCAGAGCACACGTGGGAAGAGGAAGCCAAGCACCGAGCAGTCACGCACAGCATTCTTACAACCTGGCGTGCCCACTATTCACGAGCCCTCAGCGTCAGGCGCACACCCTTCAGTAATACAGCAACAACCCAGCTTTGGCAGCTACGCACCAGCACAAAGCTACCACCAGCAAACAGCGTACCGACCCACGCTGAGCACCCAGCCGACTCAGTATCAGTCTGCTCAAACCCAGCTCCCAACAGTTGCACCGACCTCTCCCATCGAAATGAGCCAGGTCAACCGCAGCGCCAGCAACCCATACAGAAACCGTTCCAACCTTGGCCCAACAACTGGCGGTAGGAACAATAATGATGACGATGATGAATTTGGTGATATGCGACCATACTCCGGCGTTTGA
- a CDS encoding putative sugar phosphate/phosphate translocator, whose amino-acid sequence MASTDDKRISGDKERELESGAAEAAALPQPKPEPKNDIHPAFYIALWISLSASVILFNKWVLHTAKFDFPLFLTTWHMVFATAVTQGLAKFTTVLDSRHKVPMDTQTYIRAILPIGLFFSFSLICGNVAYLYLSVSFIQMLKALNAVVTLLATFAFAIAPFDSKKLANVSAIVVGVVIASYGEIQFVMIGFLIQLAGIVFEAVRLVMVQRILSAPEFKMGPLVSLYFYAPACAAINGAFTLFVELPKMGMSDIYSVGIITLIANAAVAFALNVSVVFLIGKTSAVVLTLSGVLKDIMLVVASMVIFGDPVAPLQFFGYSIALAGLVYYKLGADGVKNLGRDAQLMLGNVQQSHPARAKAMIFGAVLLVVMGALYFLWPSSSMNLDYGSKAPSS is encoded by the exons ATGGCTTCGACAGACGACAAGCGCATATCCGGCGACAAGGAGCGCGAGCTCGAGAGCGGCGCCGCAGAGGCAGCAGCCCTCCCGCAACCAAAGCCTGAGCCCAAGAACGATATCCACCCGGCATTCTACATTGC GCTATGGATCTCGCTCAGTGCCAGCGTCATCCTGTTCAACAAATGGGTCCTGCACACAGCAAAGTTTG ACTTTC CTTTGTTCCTCACAACATGGCACATGGTCTTCGCCACGGCCGTGACCCAAGGTCTGGCCAAATTCACCACAGTACTCGACTCCCGGCATAAGGTGCCAATGGACACACAAACATACATCCGCGCCATCCTGCCAATCGGTCTCTTCTTCAGCTTCAGTCTGATCTGCGGAAACGTTGCCTACCTGTACCTCAGTGTGTCCTTCATCCAGATGCTCAAGGCGCTCAACGCTGTGGTAACACTTCTGGCCACCTTCGCATTCGCCATCGCTCCATTCGACTCAAAGAAGCTCGCCAATGTGTCGGCAATCGTCGTCGGTGTGGTCATTGCTTCCTATGGCGAGATCCAGTTCGTCATGATCGGGTTCCTGATCCAGCTGGCTGGAATCGTTTTCGAGGCAGTTCGCCTGGTTATGGTGCAGCGCATCCTGAGCGCGCCAGAGTTCAAGATGGGCCCACTTGTGTCTCTCTATTTCTACGCACCAGCTTGCGCTGCCATCAACGGCGCATTCACTCTCTTCGTTGAGCTCCCGAAGATGGGCATGAGCGACATCTACAGCGTTGGTATCATCACCTTGATCGCCAACGCAGCAGTCGCTTTCGCTCTCAACGTCTCTGTCGTCTTCTTG ATCGGCAAAACATCCGCCGTCGTTCTTACACTCTCTGGTGTACTCAAGGATATTATGCTTGTCGTAGCATCAATGGTCATTTTCGGCGACCCAGTGGCTCCTCTCCAATTTTTCGGATACTCCATTGCTCTTGCTGGCCTGGTCTATTACAAGCTTGGTGCCGATGGAGTCAAGAACCTGGGCCGCGATGCTCAACTCATGCTCGGCAATGTGCAGCAAAGCCACCCTGCACGTGCCAAGGCCATGATCTTCGGAGCTGTGCTCCTCGTTGTCATGGGCGCTCTTTACTTCTTGTGGCCATCAAGCTCCATGAACTTGGACTATGGCTCAAAGGCTCCATCCAGCTAG